A genome region from Mycolicibacterium litorale includes the following:
- a CDS encoding gamma carbonic anhydrase family protein, giving the protein MPEPLIVAVGDHAPELDDTAWVAPNAAVIGWVKLSPKSSVWYGATLRAEVEPIEVGEGSNIQDGVTVHVDPGFPASIGANVSVGHNAVLHGCTIEDGCLIGMGAVVLNGARIGRGSLVAAGAVVAQGVQVPPGSLVAGVPGKVRRELSDEEVDGNRTNAVLYQHLVDAHR; this is encoded by the coding sequence ATGCCGGAACCGCTGATCGTCGCCGTGGGCGACCACGCCCCTGAACTGGACGACACCGCATGGGTGGCGCCGAACGCCGCGGTGATCGGCTGGGTGAAACTCTCGCCGAAGTCCAGCGTCTGGTACGGCGCCACCCTGCGGGCCGAGGTCGAACCCATCGAGGTCGGCGAGGGCAGCAACATCCAGGACGGCGTGACCGTCCACGTCGACCCCGGATTCCCCGCCAGCATCGGCGCGAACGTCAGCGTCGGGCACAACGCGGTGCTGCACGGGTGCACCATCGAGGACGGCTGCCTGATCGGCATGGGCGCGGTCGTCCTCAACGGTGCGCGGATCGGCCGCGGGTCGCTGGTCGCGGCCGGCGCGGTGGTCGCCCAAGGCGTGCAGGTGCCGCCCGGCTCACTCGTCGCGGGGGTGCCCGGAAAGGTCCGCCGTGAACTGAGCGACGAGGAGGTCGACGGCAACCGCACGAACGCCGTCCTCTACCAGCACCTGGTCGACGCCCACCGCTAA
- a CDS encoding fasciclin domain-containing protein gives MKTRKSTLGAVLGVAAIAVSLPLSVTAYAEPAEPSTVETPLPNLEGDCDPFRAAVPTWKTFINQPVSQVLAQIPDISTFSSAISGGLNPAVNVASVLDNGPYVVFAPTNEAFAKLPAGQLDALKADPAALTDLDYYHVFLGLLGPGDVKGQRATQQGAEIKVEGTNGDIKVNDTAKVICGGIPAANARIYLIDTVLDPAAAPDAITPSGTSTTSTTSTTPTTPTTEPAPLPAEEAPAAAAADIPAADAPIG, from the coding sequence GTGAAGACCCGTAAGAGCACACTGGGCGCCGTCCTGGGCGTCGCCGCCATCGCCGTGTCGCTCCCCCTGTCGGTGACCGCATACGCCGAACCGGCGGAGCCGTCGACGGTGGAGACCCCGCTGCCCAACCTCGAGGGCGACTGCGATCCCTTCCGCGCCGCCGTGCCGACCTGGAAGACCTTCATCAACCAGCCGGTCAGCCAGGTGCTTGCCCAGATCCCGGACATCAGCACCTTCAGCTCCGCGATCTCCGGTGGGCTCAACCCCGCGGTGAACGTCGCCTCGGTGCTCGACAACGGTCCCTACGTGGTGTTCGCCCCGACCAACGAGGCGTTCGCGAAGCTGCCGGCCGGCCAGCTCGACGCGCTGAAGGCCGATCCGGCCGCGCTGACCGACCTGGACTACTACCACGTGTTCCTCGGTCTGCTCGGCCCCGGCGACGTGAAGGGTCAGCGCGCCACCCAGCAGGGCGCTGAGATCAAGGTCGAGGGCACCAACGGCGACATCAAGGTCAACGACACGGCCAAGGTGATCTGCGGTGGCATCCCGGCCGCGAACGCCCGCATCTACCTGATCGACACCGTGCTCGACCCGGCCGCCGCGCCGGATGCGATCACCCCGTCGGGCACCTCGACGACGTCGACGACCTCGACGACGCCCACGACCCCGACGACGGAGCCCGCTCCGCTGCCCGCCGAGGAGGCCCCGGCCGCCGCCGCGGCCGACATCCCGGCTGCGGACGCCCCGATCGGCTGA
- a CDS encoding acyl-CoA dehydrogenase family protein, with translation MKRTIYDAEHEAFRDTVKEYIERELVPNHEKWEAERIVDRSAYTAAGKYGLIGFNMPEEYGGGGSDDFRFNAIIDEEIAKAGVHGPALSLHNDVVGPYFKDLTNDEQKQRWLPGIASGETIIAVAMTEPGAGSDLAGIRTSAVRDGDDWIVNGSKTFISSGINADLVVVVARTDPEAGHKGFTLLVVERDMEGFSRGRKLDKMGLHSQDTSELHFENVRVPNANVLGKEGRGFYHLMTNLPSERLSIAISAIAGARAVFQETLQYCKDRKAFGQPIGSFQHNRFLLAEMETELDVTEQYIDRCLQGVVDGELTAVEAAKAKWWATEVAKKIVDQCVQLHGGYGYMLEYRVARAYVDGRIQTIFGGTTEIMKEIIGRDLGV, from the coding sequence ATGAAGCGAACAATCTACGACGCCGAGCACGAGGCGTTCCGCGACACCGTCAAGGAGTACATCGAGCGCGAGCTCGTCCCCAACCACGAGAAGTGGGAGGCCGAGCGCATCGTCGACCGCTCGGCGTACACCGCGGCAGGCAAGTACGGGCTCATCGGGTTCAACATGCCCGAGGAGTACGGCGGCGGCGGCTCGGACGACTTCCGGTTCAACGCGATCATCGACGAGGAGATCGCCAAGGCCGGTGTGCACGGACCCGCACTGAGCCTGCACAACGACGTCGTCGGGCCCTACTTCAAGGACCTGACCAACGACGAGCAGAAGCAGCGCTGGCTGCCCGGCATCGCCAGCGGCGAGACGATCATCGCGGTGGCGATGACCGAACCCGGGGCGGGCAGCGACCTCGCCGGCATCCGGACCTCCGCGGTCCGTGACGGCGACGACTGGATCGTCAACGGCTCGAAGACGTTCATCTCCTCGGGCATCAACGCCGACCTGGTGGTCGTCGTGGCCCGCACCGACCCCGAGGCCGGGCACAAGGGCTTCACGCTGCTGGTCGTCGAGCGCGACATGGAGGGCTTCAGCCGCGGCCGCAAGCTCGACAAGATGGGCCTGCACAGCCAGGACACCTCGGAGCTGCACTTCGAGAACGTCCGCGTGCCCAACGCCAACGTGCTCGGCAAGGAAGGTCGCGGCTTCTATCACCTGATGACCAACCTGCCGTCGGAGCGGCTGTCGATCGCCATCTCGGCGATCGCCGGGGCCCGGGCGGTGTTCCAGGAGACGCTGCAGTACTGCAAGGACCGCAAGGCGTTCGGCCAGCCGATCGGCAGCTTCCAGCACAACCGCTTCCTGCTCGCCGAGATGGAGACCGAACTCGACGTCACCGAGCAGTACATCGACCGCTGCCTGCAGGGCGTGGTCGACGGTGAACTGACCGCCGTGGAGGCCGCCAAGGCCAAGTGGTGGGCCACCGAGGTCGCCAAGAAGATCGTCGACCAGTGCGTGCAGCTGCACGGCGGGTACGGCTACATGCTCGAATACCGCGTCGCGCGCGCCTACGTCGACGGCCGCATCCAGACGATCTTCGGTGGCACCACCGAGATCATGAAGGAGATCATCGGCCGCGACCTCGGCGTCTAG